One region of Quercus lobata isolate SW786 chromosome 2, ValleyOak3.0 Primary Assembly, whole genome shotgun sequence genomic DNA includes:
- the LOC115974172 gene encoding uncharacterized protein LOC115974172 isoform X3, with protein MDESEGLAIKALGSLFKLTQVFLWDDGVTRRFVTKSAEDDDNNNESNILSTATDNGILPEETELSERMNALGLPLSFHTNKEKWNGMGTGKRKGTRMKHSKSHQDIEDEALELSKVSEGEIVSPTIFHDNTSSSLCSMSMLGQSESSNYDVAVDAKISQCPFGGGDNLASSTGITGEADKEQVFVGRSDIVSNGCQDCDSVHVSTVFKDDVKNSANLTNLDTGPPAVNPLPDASFDHDKKHCDGRLLEYEHLKCLSAAYHDIEHEKNSNDNGTEQSFVPDSVVYTPLSKMLDHDRTDSFECNDDLGDWTVYWDSFYKRNYFYNIKTYSSTWNPPPGMEHLEYGDINNKSNKESTEATEMDVCPVVEPPDELSVGIGHGADNSMSCVDVTTVSRSLEHTDELYEINRSCIDVNTLCLLPNALEHIDSLNNIITEVVSESGYMPMGNLETVTDKIDTYDALIMKKKKKKVRRTRGQRNVSNDDEELQFQGIPGEFSADIAKYWWQRYLLFSRFDNGIKMDEEGWFSVTPESIARHHASRCGSGIIVDCFTGVGGNAIQFAQRSKHVIAIDIDENKIDYAHHNAAIYGVDDRIDFINGDFFSLAPKLKADTVFLSPPWGGPDYTKVKTYDIKTMLKPRDGYSLFNTAKEIASRLVMFLPRNVDLNQLAELCLSAHPPWALEVEKNYLNGKLKAITAYFNTSAVGNKSA; from the exons atgGACGAATCCGAAGGCCTCGCTATCAAAGCCCTCGGTTCTCTCTTCAAGCTCACCCAAGTCTTTCtctg GGACGATGGTGTTACTAGACGCTTTGTAACT AAATCAGCTGAAGATGATGATAACAACAACGAGTCAAATATTCTTTCCACAGCTACTG ATAATGGCATTTTGCCGGAAGAAACGGAGCTCAGTGAACGGATGAATGCATTGGGGCTGCCTCTTTCGTTCCACACAAACAAGGAG AAGTGGAATGGAATGGGTACAGGCAAAAGAAAGGGTACACGCATGAAGCATTCTAAAAGCCATCAAGATATCGAGGATGAAGCACTTGAATTATCCAAAGTGagtgagggggagattgtatCTCCTACTATATTTCATGATAATACAAGCAGTTCTTTATGTTCTATGTCAATGCTGGGCCAAAGTGAATCATCTAATTATGATGTTGCAGTGGATGCCAAAATATCCCAATGCCCCTTTGGTGGAGGAGATAATTTAGCAAGTTCAACTGGGATCACTGGTGAAGCTGACAAGGAACAAGTTTTTGTTGGAAGATCCGACATTGTGTCTAATGGTTGCCAGGATTGTGACTCTGTACATGTTTCTACTGTGTTCAAGGATGACGTGAAAAATTCAGCTAATTTGACTAACTTGGATACTGGACCTCCTGCTGTAAACCCTTTGCCAGATGCTAGTTTTGACCATGATAAGAAACACTGTGATGGAAGATTACTGGAGTATGaacatttaaaatgtttatcAGCTGCTTACCATGATATAGAACAtgagaaaaattcaaatgatAATGGCACCGAGCAGTCATTTGTCCCTGATTCAGTTGTATATACCCCTTTGTCAAAAATGCTTGACCATGATAGAACCGACAGCTTTGAATGCAATGATGATCTTGGGGACTGGACGGTGTATTGGGACTCCTTTTATAAGagaaactatttttataatatcaaaACATATTCTTCAACATGGAACCCACCCCCAGGCATGGAACATCTAGAATATGGTGACATTAATAACAAGTCGAACAAAGAGTCTACTGAAGCAACTGAAATGGATGTTTGCCCTGTTGTAGAG CCACCTGATGAGCTCTCAGTGGGGATTGGACATGGTGCAGACAACTCTATGTCTTGTGTGGATGTAACTACTGTGAGTAGAAGTCTTGAGCATACAGATGAGCTTTATGAGATTAATAGAAGTTGCATTGATGTAAATACATTGTGCTTGTTACCAAATGCCCTGGAGCATATTGATAG CTTGAACAATATAATTACTGAAGTAGTTTCTGAGTCTGGTTATATGCCTATGGGAAATTTGGAAACTGTAACAGATAAGATAGATACCTATGATGCCCTCatcatgaaaaagaaaaaaaagaaagtgagaaGAACACGAGGACAAAGAAATGTTTCCAATGATGATGAAG AGCTTCAATTTCAAGGAATTCCTGGAGAATTTTCTGCTGATATTGCCAAGTACTGGTGGCAGAGGTACCTACTTTTTTCCAGATTTGATAATGGTATAAAAATGGATGAAGAAGGATGGTTTTCTGTCACTCCAGAGTCTATAGCTAGGCATCATGCATCTCGTTGTGGCAGTGGCATCATAGTTGACTGTTTTACTGGAGTTGGTGGGAATGCCATCCAATTTGCTCAAAG GAGCAAACATGTGATTGCAATTGATATTGATGAAAATAAGATTGATTATGCACATCACAATGCTGCTATCTATGGAGTTGATGACCGCATTGATTTCATAAATGGAGACTTTTTCAGTTTGGCACCCAAACTGAAG GCAGACACAGTTTTTCTATCACCGCCTTGGGGGGGACCTGATTATACTAAAGTGAAGACATATGACATCAAGACAATGCTAAAGCCACGTGATGG ATATTCTCTCTTTAATACTGCAAAGGAAATTGCTTCCAGACTAGTCATGTTTCTCCCAAGAAATGTTGATCTCAACCAATTGGCAGAGTTGTGTTTATCTGCTCATCCTCCATGGGCACTAGAG GTTGAAAAGAACTATTTAAATGGCAAGTTGAAGGCAATAACTGCTTACTTCAATACCTCAGCAGTTGGCAATAAATCAGCCTGA
- the LOC115974172 gene encoding uncharacterized protein LOC115974172 isoform X2 translates to MDESEGLAIKALGSLFKLTQVFLWDDGVTRRFVTKSAEDDDNNNESNILSTATDNGILPEETELSERMNALGLPLSFHTNKEWNGMGTGKRKGTRMKHSKSHQDIEDEALELSKVSEGEIVSPTIFHDNTSSSLCSMSMLGQSESSNYDVAVDAKISQCPFGGGDNLASSTGITGEADKEQVFVGRSDIVSNGCQDCDSVHVSTVFKDDVKNSANLTNLDTGPPAVNPLPDASFDHDKKHCDGRLLEYEHLKCLSAAYHDIEHEKNSNDNGTEQSFVPDSVVYTPLSKMLDHDRTDSFECNDDLGDWTVYWDSFYKRNYFYNIKTYSSTWNPPPGMEHLEYGDINNKSNKESTEATEMDVCPVVEVTDLCTLQTKIDSFEESISNGKLGGQPPDELSVGIGHGADNSMSCVDVTTVSRSLEHTDELYEINRSCIDVNTLCLLPNALEHIDSLNNIITEVVSESGYMPMGNLETVTDKIDTYDALIMKKKKKKVRRTRGQRNVSNDDEELQFQGIPGEFSADIAKYWWQRYLLFSRFDNGIKMDEEGWFSVTPESIARHHASRCGSGIIVDCFTGVGGNAIQFAQRSKHVIAIDIDENKIDYAHHNAAIYGVDDRIDFINGDFFSLAPKLKADTVFLSPPWGGPDYTKVKTYDIKTMLKPRDGYSLFNTAKEIASRLVMFLPRNVDLNQLAELCLSAHPPWALEVEKNYLNGKLKAITAYFNTSAVGNKSA, encoded by the exons atgGACGAATCCGAAGGCCTCGCTATCAAAGCCCTCGGTTCTCTCTTCAAGCTCACCCAAGTCTTTCtctg GGACGATGGTGTTACTAGACGCTTTGTAACT AAATCAGCTGAAGATGATGATAACAACAACGAGTCAAATATTCTTTCCACAGCTACTG ATAATGGCATTTTGCCGGAAGAAACGGAGCTCAGTGAACGGATGAATGCATTGGGGCTGCCTCTTTCGTTCCACACAAACAAGGAG TGGAATGGAATGGGTACAGGCAAAAGAAAGGGTACACGCATGAAGCATTCTAAAAGCCATCAAGATATCGAGGATGAAGCACTTGAATTATCCAAAGTGagtgagggggagattgtatCTCCTACTATATTTCATGATAATACAAGCAGTTCTTTATGTTCTATGTCAATGCTGGGCCAAAGTGAATCATCTAATTATGATGTTGCAGTGGATGCCAAAATATCCCAATGCCCCTTTGGTGGAGGAGATAATTTAGCAAGTTCAACTGGGATCACTGGTGAAGCTGACAAGGAACAAGTTTTTGTTGGAAGATCCGACATTGTGTCTAATGGTTGCCAGGATTGTGACTCTGTACATGTTTCTACTGTGTTCAAGGATGACGTGAAAAATTCAGCTAATTTGACTAACTTGGATACTGGACCTCCTGCTGTAAACCCTTTGCCAGATGCTAGTTTTGACCATGATAAGAAACACTGTGATGGAAGATTACTGGAGTATGaacatttaaaatgtttatcAGCTGCTTACCATGATATAGAACAtgagaaaaattcaaatgatAATGGCACCGAGCAGTCATTTGTCCCTGATTCAGTTGTATATACCCCTTTGTCAAAAATGCTTGACCATGATAGAACCGACAGCTTTGAATGCAATGATGATCTTGGGGACTGGACGGTGTATTGGGACTCCTTTTATAAGagaaactatttttataatatcaaaACATATTCTTCAACATGGAACCCACCCCCAGGCATGGAACATCTAGAATATGGTGACATTAATAACAAGTCGAACAAAGAGTCTACTGAAGCAACTGAAATGGATGTTTGCCCTGTTGTAGAGGTAACTGATTTGTGTACTCTGCAAACTAAAATTGACTCATTTGAGGAATCCATAAGTAACGGTAAATTAGGGGGTCAGCCACCTGATGAGCTCTCAGTGGGGATTGGACATGGTGCAGACAACTCTATGTCTTGTGTGGATGTAACTACTGTGAGTAGAAGTCTTGAGCATACAGATGAGCTTTATGAGATTAATAGAAGTTGCATTGATGTAAATACATTGTGCTTGTTACCAAATGCCCTGGAGCATATTGATAG CTTGAACAATATAATTACTGAAGTAGTTTCTGAGTCTGGTTATATGCCTATGGGAAATTTGGAAACTGTAACAGATAAGATAGATACCTATGATGCCCTCatcatgaaaaagaaaaaaaagaaagtgagaaGAACACGAGGACAAAGAAATGTTTCCAATGATGATGAAG AGCTTCAATTTCAAGGAATTCCTGGAGAATTTTCTGCTGATATTGCCAAGTACTGGTGGCAGAGGTACCTACTTTTTTCCAGATTTGATAATGGTATAAAAATGGATGAAGAAGGATGGTTTTCTGTCACTCCAGAGTCTATAGCTAGGCATCATGCATCTCGTTGTGGCAGTGGCATCATAGTTGACTGTTTTACTGGAGTTGGTGGGAATGCCATCCAATTTGCTCAAAG GAGCAAACATGTGATTGCAATTGATATTGATGAAAATAAGATTGATTATGCACATCACAATGCTGCTATCTATGGAGTTGATGACCGCATTGATTTCATAAATGGAGACTTTTTCAGTTTGGCACCCAAACTGAAG GCAGACACAGTTTTTCTATCACCGCCTTGGGGGGGACCTGATTATACTAAAGTGAAGACATATGACATCAAGACAATGCTAAAGCCACGTGATGG ATATTCTCTCTTTAATACTGCAAAGGAAATTGCTTCCAGACTAGTCATGTTTCTCCCAAGAAATGTTGATCTCAACCAATTGGCAGAGTTGTGTTTATCTGCTCATCCTCCATGGGCACTAGAG GTTGAAAAGAACTATTTAAATGGCAAGTTGAAGGCAATAACTGCTTACTTCAATACCTCAGCAGTTGGCAATAAATCAGCCTGA
- the LOC115974172 gene encoding uncharacterized protein LOC115974172 isoform X1, which yields MDESEGLAIKALGSLFKLTQVFLWDDGVTRRFVTKSAEDDDNNNESNILSTATDNGILPEETELSERMNALGLPLSFHTNKEKWNGMGTGKRKGTRMKHSKSHQDIEDEALELSKVSEGEIVSPTIFHDNTSSSLCSMSMLGQSESSNYDVAVDAKISQCPFGGGDNLASSTGITGEADKEQVFVGRSDIVSNGCQDCDSVHVSTVFKDDVKNSANLTNLDTGPPAVNPLPDASFDHDKKHCDGRLLEYEHLKCLSAAYHDIEHEKNSNDNGTEQSFVPDSVVYTPLSKMLDHDRTDSFECNDDLGDWTVYWDSFYKRNYFYNIKTYSSTWNPPPGMEHLEYGDINNKSNKESTEATEMDVCPVVEVTDLCTLQTKIDSFEESISNGKLGGQPPDELSVGIGHGADNSMSCVDVTTVSRSLEHTDELYEINRSCIDVNTLCLLPNALEHIDSLNNIITEVVSESGYMPMGNLETVTDKIDTYDALIMKKKKKKVRRTRGQRNVSNDDEELQFQGIPGEFSADIAKYWWQRYLLFSRFDNGIKMDEEGWFSVTPESIARHHASRCGSGIIVDCFTGVGGNAIQFAQRSKHVIAIDIDENKIDYAHHNAAIYGVDDRIDFINGDFFSLAPKLKADTVFLSPPWGGPDYTKVKTYDIKTMLKPRDGYSLFNTAKEIASRLVMFLPRNVDLNQLAELCLSAHPPWALEVEKNYLNGKLKAITAYFNTSAVGNKSA from the exons atgGACGAATCCGAAGGCCTCGCTATCAAAGCCCTCGGTTCTCTCTTCAAGCTCACCCAAGTCTTTCtctg GGACGATGGTGTTACTAGACGCTTTGTAACT AAATCAGCTGAAGATGATGATAACAACAACGAGTCAAATATTCTTTCCACAGCTACTG ATAATGGCATTTTGCCGGAAGAAACGGAGCTCAGTGAACGGATGAATGCATTGGGGCTGCCTCTTTCGTTCCACACAAACAAGGAG AAGTGGAATGGAATGGGTACAGGCAAAAGAAAGGGTACACGCATGAAGCATTCTAAAAGCCATCAAGATATCGAGGATGAAGCACTTGAATTATCCAAAGTGagtgagggggagattgtatCTCCTACTATATTTCATGATAATACAAGCAGTTCTTTATGTTCTATGTCAATGCTGGGCCAAAGTGAATCATCTAATTATGATGTTGCAGTGGATGCCAAAATATCCCAATGCCCCTTTGGTGGAGGAGATAATTTAGCAAGTTCAACTGGGATCACTGGTGAAGCTGACAAGGAACAAGTTTTTGTTGGAAGATCCGACATTGTGTCTAATGGTTGCCAGGATTGTGACTCTGTACATGTTTCTACTGTGTTCAAGGATGACGTGAAAAATTCAGCTAATTTGACTAACTTGGATACTGGACCTCCTGCTGTAAACCCTTTGCCAGATGCTAGTTTTGACCATGATAAGAAACACTGTGATGGAAGATTACTGGAGTATGaacatttaaaatgtttatcAGCTGCTTACCATGATATAGAACAtgagaaaaattcaaatgatAATGGCACCGAGCAGTCATTTGTCCCTGATTCAGTTGTATATACCCCTTTGTCAAAAATGCTTGACCATGATAGAACCGACAGCTTTGAATGCAATGATGATCTTGGGGACTGGACGGTGTATTGGGACTCCTTTTATAAGagaaactatttttataatatcaaaACATATTCTTCAACATGGAACCCACCCCCAGGCATGGAACATCTAGAATATGGTGACATTAATAACAAGTCGAACAAAGAGTCTACTGAAGCAACTGAAATGGATGTTTGCCCTGTTGTAGAGGTAACTGATTTGTGTACTCTGCAAACTAAAATTGACTCATTTGAGGAATCCATAAGTAACGGTAAATTAGGGGGTCAGCCACCTGATGAGCTCTCAGTGGGGATTGGACATGGTGCAGACAACTCTATGTCTTGTGTGGATGTAACTACTGTGAGTAGAAGTCTTGAGCATACAGATGAGCTTTATGAGATTAATAGAAGTTGCATTGATGTAAATACATTGTGCTTGTTACCAAATGCCCTGGAGCATATTGATAG CTTGAACAATATAATTACTGAAGTAGTTTCTGAGTCTGGTTATATGCCTATGGGAAATTTGGAAACTGTAACAGATAAGATAGATACCTATGATGCCCTCatcatgaaaaagaaaaaaaagaaagtgagaaGAACACGAGGACAAAGAAATGTTTCCAATGATGATGAAG AGCTTCAATTTCAAGGAATTCCTGGAGAATTTTCTGCTGATATTGCCAAGTACTGGTGGCAGAGGTACCTACTTTTTTCCAGATTTGATAATGGTATAAAAATGGATGAAGAAGGATGGTTTTCTGTCACTCCAGAGTCTATAGCTAGGCATCATGCATCTCGTTGTGGCAGTGGCATCATAGTTGACTGTTTTACTGGAGTTGGTGGGAATGCCATCCAATTTGCTCAAAG GAGCAAACATGTGATTGCAATTGATATTGATGAAAATAAGATTGATTATGCACATCACAATGCTGCTATCTATGGAGTTGATGACCGCATTGATTTCATAAATGGAGACTTTTTCAGTTTGGCACCCAAACTGAAG GCAGACACAGTTTTTCTATCACCGCCTTGGGGGGGACCTGATTATACTAAAGTGAAGACATATGACATCAAGACAATGCTAAAGCCACGTGATGG ATATTCTCTCTTTAATACTGCAAAGGAAATTGCTTCCAGACTAGTCATGTTTCTCCCAAGAAATGTTGATCTCAACCAATTGGCAGAGTTGTGTTTATCTGCTCATCCTCCATGGGCACTAGAG GTTGAAAAGAACTATTTAAATGGCAAGTTGAAGGCAATAACTGCTTACTTCAATACCTCAGCAGTTGGCAATAAATCAGCCTGA
- the LOC115974172 gene encoding uncharacterized protein LOC115974172 isoform X4: protein MDAKISQCPFGGGDNLASSTGITGEADKEQVFVGRSDIVSNGCQDCDSVHVSTVFKDDVKNSANLTNLDTGPPAVNPLPDASFDHDKKHCDGRLLEYEHLKCLSAAYHDIEHEKNSNDNGTEQSFVPDSVVYTPLSKMLDHDRTDSFECNDDLGDWTVYWDSFYKRNYFYNIKTYSSTWNPPPGMEHLEYGDINNKSNKESTEATEMDVCPVVEVTDLCTLQTKIDSFEESISNGKLGGQPPDELSVGIGHGADNSMSCVDVTTVSRSLEHTDELYEINRSCIDVNTLCLLPNALEHIDSLNNIITEVVSESGYMPMGNLETVTDKIDTYDALIMKKKKKKVRRTRGQRNVSNDDEELQFQGIPGEFSADIAKYWWQRYLLFSRFDNGIKMDEEGWFSVTPESIARHHASRCGSGIIVDCFTGVGGNAIQFAQRSKHVIAIDIDENKIDYAHHNAAIYGVDDRIDFINGDFFSLAPKLKADTVFLSPPWGGPDYTKVKTYDIKTMLKPRDGYSLFNTAKEIASRLVMFLPRNVDLNQLAELCLSAHPPWALEVEKNYLNGKLKAITAYFNTSAVGNKSA from the exons A TGGATGCCAAAATATCCCAATGCCCCTTTGGTGGAGGAGATAATTTAGCAAGTTCAACTGGGATCACTGGTGAAGCTGACAAGGAACAAGTTTTTGTTGGAAGATCCGACATTGTGTCTAATGGTTGCCAGGATTGTGACTCTGTACATGTTTCTACTGTGTTCAAGGATGACGTGAAAAATTCAGCTAATTTGACTAACTTGGATACTGGACCTCCTGCTGTAAACCCTTTGCCAGATGCTAGTTTTGACCATGATAAGAAACACTGTGATGGAAGATTACTGGAGTATGaacatttaaaatgtttatcAGCTGCTTACCATGATATAGAACAtgagaaaaattcaaatgatAATGGCACCGAGCAGTCATTTGTCCCTGATTCAGTTGTATATACCCCTTTGTCAAAAATGCTTGACCATGATAGAACCGACAGCTTTGAATGCAATGATGATCTTGGGGACTGGACGGTGTATTGGGACTCCTTTTATAAGagaaactatttttataatatcaaaACATATTCTTCAACATGGAACCCACCCCCAGGCATGGAACATCTAGAATATGGTGACATTAATAACAAGTCGAACAAAGAGTCTACTGAAGCAACTGAAATGGATGTTTGCCCTGTTGTAGAGGTAACTGATTTGTGTACTCTGCAAACTAAAATTGACTCATTTGAGGAATCCATAAGTAACGGTAAATTAGGGGGTCAGCCACCTGATGAGCTCTCAGTGGGGATTGGACATGGTGCAGACAACTCTATGTCTTGTGTGGATGTAACTACTGTGAGTAGAAGTCTTGAGCATACAGATGAGCTTTATGAGATTAATAGAAGTTGCATTGATGTAAATACATTGTGCTTGTTACCAAATGCCCTGGAGCATATTGATAG CTTGAACAATATAATTACTGAAGTAGTTTCTGAGTCTGGTTATATGCCTATGGGAAATTTGGAAACTGTAACAGATAAGATAGATACCTATGATGCCCTCatcatgaaaaagaaaaaaaagaaagtgagaaGAACACGAGGACAAAGAAATGTTTCCAATGATGATGAAG AGCTTCAATTTCAAGGAATTCCTGGAGAATTTTCTGCTGATATTGCCAAGTACTGGTGGCAGAGGTACCTACTTTTTTCCAGATTTGATAATGGTATAAAAATGGATGAAGAAGGATGGTTTTCTGTCACTCCAGAGTCTATAGCTAGGCATCATGCATCTCGTTGTGGCAGTGGCATCATAGTTGACTGTTTTACTGGAGTTGGTGGGAATGCCATCCAATTTGCTCAAAG GAGCAAACATGTGATTGCAATTGATATTGATGAAAATAAGATTGATTATGCACATCACAATGCTGCTATCTATGGAGTTGATGACCGCATTGATTTCATAAATGGAGACTTTTTCAGTTTGGCACCCAAACTGAAG GCAGACACAGTTTTTCTATCACCGCCTTGGGGGGGACCTGATTATACTAAAGTGAAGACATATGACATCAAGACAATGCTAAAGCCACGTGATGG ATATTCTCTCTTTAATACTGCAAAGGAAATTGCTTCCAGACTAGTCATGTTTCTCCCAAGAAATGTTGATCTCAACCAATTGGCAGAGTTGTGTTTATCTGCTCATCCTCCATGGGCACTAGAG GTTGAAAAGAACTATTTAAATGGCAAGTTGAAGGCAATAACTGCTTACTTCAATACCTCAGCAGTTGGCAATAAATCAGCCTGA